The nucleotide sequence CGCCCACCACCGCCGTGCCGGTGGTGCTGACGAAGTCCGGCGGCATCGTCGGGCTCCAGGACACCGTCACGGTGCAGCCCGACGGCCGGTGGACCCGCGTCGACCGCGCCGGCGCCTCCCGCACCGGCCGGCTCAGCGACGCCGACCTCGATCGGCTGCGGCACCTCGCCACCGACTCGCGGCTGGCCGCCGAGGCCGCCGTCACCATCCCGGCGACCATGTGCGCGGACGCGTTCAGCTACCGGCTCACCGTCGGCCCGACCATGTCGAGCTACGTGGACTGCCCGCCGGACGCCACCCCGCCGCCCGCCACGTCGGCCGTGGTCGACCTGCTC is from Micromonospora terminaliae and encodes:
- a CDS encoding protealysin inhibitor emfourin — its product is MRATPVAATLLAALLAPLAGCARDDGAAATDGPAPTTAVPVVLTKSGGIVGLQDTVTVQPDGRWTRVDRAGASRTGRLSDADLDRLRHLATDSRLAAEAAVTIPATMCADAFSYRLTVGPTMSSYVDCPPDATPPPATSAVVDLLTRATG